In a single window of the Pocillopora verrucosa isolate sample1 chromosome 4, ASM3666991v2, whole genome shotgun sequence genome:
- the LOC131779280 gene encoding tetratricopeptide repeat protein 28-like, producing the protein MKALAIKIEIGDRKGEARTYKNLGIVFRSLGKYDGALEYLEKALAIKIEIGDRNGEAGIYVNLGIVFRSLGKYDGARQYLEKALAIVIEIGDRDGEGTIYGNLGAVFQSLGKYDKAREYLEKALAMKIEVGDRDGEGTIYGNLGAVFQSLGKYDKAREYLERALAMKIEVGDRDGEAKIYTILGTLFRSLGEYNKAREYLEKALAIKIEIGDINGEATIYGSLGTVFQSLGYYDKAREYLERALTIQIEVGVRDGEGTIYGNLGAVFQSLGKYEKAREYLEKALAIKIEIGDRDGEATSYVNLGAVFQSLGKYDKAREYLERALAMKIEVGDRDGEAKIYTILGTLFRTLSEYNKAQEYLEKALAIVIEIGDRDGEGTIYGNLGAVFQSLGKYDKAREYLERALAIKIEICDINGEATIYGSLGTVFQSLGYYDKAREYLERALTIKIEIGDRDGAATIYGNLGAVFQLLGKYNKAREYLEKAFTIQSEVGVRDEEGTIYGNLGAVFQSLGKYEKARDYLEKALAIKIEIGDKAGVAKSYAILGTVFHSLSNFDKAREYLEKALAIQIEIGDRDGEASIYGNLGSLFRSLSKYDKAREYLEKALAIEIEIGDKAGEAKSYAILGTVFHSLSNFDKAREYLEKALAIQIEIGDRDGEASIYGDLGALFISLSEYDKAREYLEKALAIEIEIGDKDGEATSYGDLGALFQSLGHYDKAREYLEKALAIKIEIGDREGEATNYGNLGTVFQSLGNYDKAREYEEKALAIRRDIGHKDGEAISYGNLGAVFQSLGSYDKARENLEKALAIQREIGNRDGEAKTYANLGIVFRSLGKYDEAQQYLEKALAILIEIGDRDGEATIFLYLGAGFQSLGNYDKAREYLEKALAIKIEIGDRNGEATTYVNLGSLVASLGEYNKAREYLEKAHAIRKEISNRKGDGILYGSLGPLFASLGKYDMGGEYLEKALAIEIEVGDRNEEATNYGNLGALFISLGKYDEAREYLEKALTIKKDFNDKDGEATIYRSLGRLFESLGDYEKAREYLEKAQRIYRRIGIRKGEADTLGILASLFMSLGKYGEADRFLERAKTIWTEIGDSGGQAACFGLLGHVSHKRGEYDDALEYQKKALEVHMENGTKEGVVINYRDIGLCFQSLGKYDMAEEYLKKALSLSRDIRHSLLEFGCLRGLTVLKVSQNDLKEAFSFLFQTIEIFDTLRGFLKDNDQFKTSLLEEHGTFPYELLSSFLSSTAKPQDALYVEELRRARGLADLMAARYSVVEQISGDPKSWYGIQNIVAKETDCACLYISVGQKHMRYWILKATGAILFSKEEWSLEKNVVTGLVPHLDEFFRESFRGLGILPEQNCEDRSLDDTESMSLDHENQPLLRDCDEKVIKKYLHLCQKIIIAPVAALQNESEIIIVPDSCMYQVPFAALTDNGGNFVSDTFRLRIVPSLTTLKHIQDSPPYYHSQTGALIVGDPQVGEVIYKGRRMTITRLPCARKEAEMIGRLLGVTPLIGDRATKQAVLQAIHSVSLIHLAAHGDAERGEIVLSPECPADYVPREEAFLLTMEDISRIKLRAKLVVLSCCHSARGQIKAEGIIGIVRAFLGSGARSVLAARWALDDAATEKFMTCFYEHLFRGESASESLHEARKWMRNNGFVEVSKWASFMLIGDNVTFDFANQLSCVYYNQIAMSQLNPL; encoded by the coding sequence ATGAAAGctctcgctatcaaaatagaaattggcgacagaaaaggagaggcaagaACATACAAGAACCTCGGAATAGTGTTCCGATCGCTCGGGAAATATGACGGGGCCCtagaatacctggagaaagctctcgctatcaaaatagaaattggcgatagAAATGGAGAGGCAGGAATATACGTGAACCTTGGAATAGTGTTCCGATCGCTCGGGAAATATGACGGGGCCCGACAATACctggagaaagcactcgcaatcgtaatagaaattggcgacagagatggAGAGGGAACAAtctacgggaacctcggagcaGTGTTCCAATCGCTTGGcaaatacgacaaggcccgagaatacctggagaaagctctcgctatgAAAATAGAAGTTGGCGACAGAGATGGAGAGGGAACAAtctacgggaacctcggagcaGTGTTCCAATCGCTTGGcaaatacgacaaggcccgagaatacctggagaGAGCTCTCGCTATGAAAATAGAAGTTGGCGACAGAGATGGAGAGGCAAAAATCTACACGATCCTCGGAACATTGTTCAGATCGCTTGGCGAATATAATaaggcccgagaatacctggagaaagctctcgccatcaaaatagaaattggcgacataAATGGAGAGGCAACAATTTACGGGAGCCTCGGAACTGTGTTCCAATCGCTTGGATATTATGACAAGGCGCGAGAATACCTGGAGAGAGCACTCACTATCCAAATAGAAGTTGGTGTAAGAGATGGAGAGGGAACAAtctacgggaacctcggagcaGTGTTCCAATCGCTTGGCAAGTATGaaaaggcccgagaatacctggagaaagctcttgccatcaaaatagaaattggcgacagagatggAGAGGCAACAAGCTACGTgaacctcggagctgtgttccaatcacttggcaagtatgacaaggcccgagaatacctggagaGAGCTCTCGCTATGAAAATAGAAGTTGGCGACAGAGATGGAGAGGCAAAAATCTACACGATCCTCGGAACATTGTTCAGAACGCTTAGCGAATATAATAAGGCCCaagaatacctggagaaagcactcgcaatcgtaatagaaattggcgacagagatggAGAGGGAACAATCTATGGGAACCTCGGAGCAGTGTTCCAATCGCTTGGcaaatacgacaaggcccgagaatacctggagaGAGCTCTCgccatcaaaatagaaatttgcGACATAAATGGAGAGGCAACAATCTACGGGAGCCTCGGAACTGTGTTCCAATCGCTTGGATATTATGACAAGGCGCGAGAATACCTGGAGAGAGCACTcactatcaaaatagaaattggcgacagagacGGAGCGGCAACAAtctacgggaacctcggagcaGTGTTCCAATTGCTTGGCAAATAcaacaaggcccgagaatacctggagaaagcaTTCACCATCCAAAGCGAAGTTGGTGTCAGAGATGAAGAGGGAACAAtctacgggaacctcggagcaGTGTTCCAATCGCTTGGCAAGTATGAAAAGGCCCGAGATTACCTGGAAAAAGctctcgctatcaaaatagaaattggcgacaaagcTGGAGTGGCAAAAAGCTACGCGATCCTCGGAACTGTGTTCCACTCGCTTAGCAATTttgacaaggcccgagaatacctggaaaaagcactcgctatccaaatagaaattggcgacagagatggAGAGGCATCAATTTACGGGAACCTCGGATCCCTGTTCAGATCGCTTAGCAagtatgacaaggcccgagaatacctggagaaagctctcgccatcgaaatagaaattggcgacaaagcTGGAGAGGCAAAAAGCTACGCGATCCTCGGAACTGTGTTCCACTCGCTTAGCAATTttgacaaggcccgagaatacctggaaaaagcactcgctatccaaatagaaattggcgacagagatggAGAGGCATCAATTTACGGGGACCTCGGAGCACTGTTCATATCGCTTAGcgaatatgacaaggcccgagaatacttggagaaagctctcgccatcgaaatagaaattggcgacaaagatGGAGAGGCAACAAGCTACGGGGACCTCGGAGCGCTGTTCCAATCGCTTGGCCATTATGATAAGGCCCGAGAATACCTagagaaagctctcgctatcaaaatagaaattggcgacagagaaggagaggcaacaaACTACGgaaacctcggaactgtgttccAATCGCTTGGCAATTATGACAAGGCTCGAGAATACGaggagaaagctctcgctatcaGAAGAGATATTGGCCACAAAGATGGAGAGGCAATAAgttacgggaacctcggagctgtgttcCAATCGCTTGGCagttatgacaaggcccgagaaaacctggaaaaagcactcgctatcCAAAGAGAAATTGGTAACAGAGATGGAGAGGCAAAAACATACGCGAACCTTGGAATAGTGTTCCGATCGCTCGGGAAATATGACGAGGCCCAACAATACCTGGAGAAAGCACTCGCGATCctaatagaaattggtgacagagatgGAGAGGCAACGATCTTCCTGTACCTCGGAGCTGGGTTCCAATCGCTTGGtaattatgacaaggcccgagaatacctggagaaagcgctcgctatcaaaatagaaattggcgacagaaatggagaggcAACAACCTACGTGAACCTCGGATCACTAGTCGCATCGCTTGGCGAATAtaacaaggcccgagaatacctggagaaagctcACGCTATCAGAAAAGAAATTAGCAACAGAAAAGGGGATGGAATACTCTACGGGAGCCTCGGACCACTGTTCGCATCGCTTGGCAAATACGACATGGGTGGcgaatacctggagaaagctctcgctattGAAATAGAGGTTGGCGACAGAAATGAAGAGGCAACAAACTATGGAAACCTTGGAGCACTGTTTATATCGCTTGGCAAATATGACGAGGCCCGAGAATATCTGGAGAAAGCTCTCACTatcaaaaaagattttaatgaCAAAGATGGAGAGGCAACAATCTACCGGAGCCTCGGAAGACTGTTTGAATCGCTTGGCGATTATGaaaaggcccgagaatacctAGAGAAAGCCCAACGTATATATAGAAGAATTGGAATAAGAAAAGGAGAGGCAGACACTTTGGGAATCCTTGCATCTTTGTTTATGTCCCTCGGTAAATATGGAGAGGCTGACCGTTTTCTAGAGAGAGCAAAGACAATTTGGACGGAAATAGGTGACAGTGGAGGACAAGCAGCATGTTTCGGACTCCTTGGGCATGTTTCTCATAAGCGTGGTGAGTACGACGATGCTCTTGAATATCAGAAGAAAGCCCTCGAAGTTCACATGGAAAATGGTACGAAAGAGGGTGTTGTTATTAATTACAGAGATATAGGATTGTGTTTCCAATCGCTTGGTAAATATGACATGGCCGAGGAATACCTCAAAAAAGCTCTCTCATTGAGCAGGGATATTAGACACAGCTTGCTTGAGTTTGGATGCCTTCGTGGTCTAACGGTGTTGAAGGTATCACAAAATGATCTTAAAGAAGccttttcgtttcttttccaAACCATTGAAATATTCGACACTTTGCGAGGATTTCTTAAAGACAACGACCAGTTTAAAACATCACTTTTGGAGGAGCACGGCACCTTTCCCTACGAGTTGCTCAGTAGCTTTCTTTCTTCCACGGCAAAGCCACAAGACGCCCTCTATGTCGAGGAGCTGAGACGGGCGAGGGGCTTAGCCGACTTGATGGCAGCTCGGTACTCTGTTGTAGAGCAGATCTCAGGCGATCCAAAATCATGGTATGGGATTCAAAACATTGTCGCAAAGGAAACTGACTGTGCATGCCTCTACATTTCTGTTGGACAAAAGCATATGCGCTACTGGATTCTCAAAGCAACAGGGgctattcttttttcaaaagaggAATGGAGCCTGGAAAAAAACGTGGTGACCGGATTAGTCCCTCACTTGGATGAATTTTTTAGGGAAAGCTTTCGTGGCCTTGGTATTTTACCCGAACAGAATTGCGAAGATCGATCTCTAGATGACACGGAATCGATGTCACTTGACCATGAAAATCAACCGCTCTTGCGTGATTGTGACGAGAAAGTTATCAAAAAGTATCTTCACTTGTGCCAAAAGATAATCATCGCTCCTGTGGCCGCTTTACAGAATGAGTCCGAAATTATCATTGTCCCTGATTCCTGTATGTACCAGGTACCATTTGCGGCTTTAACTGACAATGGAGGAAATTTTGTATCAGACACATTCAGGTTACGCATCGTTCCCTCTTTGACGACTCTCAAGCATATCCAGGACAGTCCCCCATACTATCACAGTCAAACAGGTGCATTGATAGTCGGTGACCCTCAGGTTGGAGaggtgatttacaagggaaGACGCATGACTATAACACGGTTGCcatgtgcaagaaaggaagcagagatgattggaagaCTTCTTGGTGTCACACCTTTGATTGGAGATCGCGCGACAAAGCAGGCTGTACTTCAAGCAATACATTCAGTGAGTCTGATCCATTTAGCTGCCCATGGTGATGctgaaagaggagagattgtcCTTTCCCCAGAGTGTCCCGCTGACTATGTTCCACGAGAAGAAGCCTTCCTCTTGACGATGGAAGACATTTCAAGAATTAAGCTtcgagctaaactggtggtactaagctgttgtcacagtgcaCGTGGACAGATTAAAGCCGAGGGCATTATTGGAATCGTTcgagcgttcttaggatccggtgctcgctcaGTCTTGGCGGCACGGTGGGCCTTAGATGACGCAGCCACAGAGAagttcatgacttgtttctacGAGCACTTGTTCCGCGGTGAAAgcgccagtgaatctcttcacgAGGCTAGGAAATGGATGAGAAACAATGGCTTTGTAGAAGTCTCTAAGTGGGCTTCTTTTATGCTGATTggcgacaacgtgacatttgattttgcaAATCAGTTGTCCTGTGTCTACTACAACCAAATAGCCATGAGTCAATTAAACCCGCTGTAA
- the LOC131779303 gene encoding tRNA:m(4)X modification enzyme TRM13 homolog isoform X2 — protein MADDVQRERMTCAFFLKRKHRFCRMTVSGGSKYCGEHRIFDEESKGAGRKRITCPLDRKHTVFEDQLGSHLKKCNQTKKTQVVYYSANINSGIPNYKFSTAERASLSSVSQEKVAWLINRVKECYKAHVPKIPEEVLFHNVFQEEVTEMVDNPAVLKHLKQQASLIGHMDKLHLLEPSTIFLEFGAGRGKLSHWLQLAVGNGAKDVDYLLIDRASNRYKYDRYHRGEDQGPSFKRLNLDIKHLDLSKVPCIQNSKQKVVAVSKHLCGAATDLTLRCLIETLGNTQKQSDHDNSTKNDAYETRREDKRIKLDPNKRPVKGVILALCCHHCCSWPQYVGRPFLQNLGFTAEDFHLLCCLSSWATCGIRLRERRRGVTERTVDSTENDDREGDDSHDISIGDITPQEINSENDEERKEVYDEDSWPSLSVWGLLSSLPENFSKCY, from the exons ATGGCGGACGACGTGCAAAGGGAGCGTATGACTTGTGCCTTCTTTTTGAAACGAAAACACCGTTTTTGCCGAATGACAGTTTCAGGGGGAAGCAAATATTGCGGAGAGCATAGGATTTTTGATGAAGAATCTAAA GGTGCTGGACGAAAAAGGATCACTTGTCCTCTGGATAGGAAACA CACAGTATTTGAAGACCAGCTTGGAAGTCACCTCAAGAAAtgcaatcaaacaaaaaaaactcaagtT gTCTACTACAGTGCTAACATCAACTCTGGTATACCAAACTACAAATTCTCTACAGCAGAAAGG GCTTCATTGAGTTCTGTTTCTCAAGAGAAAGTTGCATGGTTAATCAACAGAGTTAAAGAATGTTATAAAG cTCACGTTCCTAAAATCCCAGAGGAAGTTCTATTTCATAATGTATTTCAAGAAGAAGTTACAGAAATGGTGGATAATCCtgctgttttaaaacatttaaaacaacaG GCTTCTCTTATTGGTCATATGGACAAGCTACATCTTTTAGAACCCAGTACAATATTCTTGGAATTCGGAGCTGGCAGAG GAAAGTTGTCTCATTGGCTTCAGCTTGCTGTGGGTAATGGTGCAAAGGATGTAGACTATCTCCTCATTGACAGAGCAAGTAACAGATATAAG TATGATCGCTATCACAGAGGAGAGGATCAGGGACCGTCTTTTAAGCGATTAAACTTGGACATCAAACACCTTGATTTAA gTAAGGTGCCATGTATTCAAAATAGTAAGCAGAAAGTTGTTGCTGTCAGCAAACACCTTTGTGGGGCTGCTACAG ACTTGACTCTCCGTTGCTTAATAGAAACATTAGGTAATACCCAGAAGCAATCAGATCATGACAACAGTACAAAAAACGACGCATATGAGACACGGAG AGAAGACAAGAGGATAAAACTTGACCCCAACAAACGGCCAGTGAAGGGAGTGATATTGGCCCTGTGTTGTCACCATTGTTGTTCCTGGCCTCAGTATGTTGGCAGACCGTTCCTTCAGAATCTTGGCTTTACTGCAGAAGATTTTCATCTGCTGTGCTGCCTTAGTAGCTGGGCAACATGTGGAATAAGGTTAAGGGAACGTCGAAGGGGAGTTACTGAGCGGACTGTTGACAGCACAG AGAATGACGACCGAGAGGGAGATGACAGCCATGACATCTCAATAGGAGACATTACTCCGCAAGAAATTAATTCAGAGAatgatgaagaaagaaaagaggttTATGACGAAGACAG
- the LOC131779303 gene encoding tRNA:m(4)X modification enzyme TRM13 homolog isoform X1, whose product MADDVQRERMTCAFFLKRKHRFCRMTVSGGSKYCGEHRIFDEESKGAGRKRITCPLDRKHTVFEDQLGSHLKKCNQTKKTQVVYYSANINSGIPNYKFSTAERASLSSVSQEKVAWLINRVKECYKAHVPKIPEEVLFHNVFQEEVTEMVDNPAVLKHLKQQASLIGHMDKLHLLEPSTIFLEFGAGRGKLSHWLQLAVGNGAKDVDYLLIDRASNRYKYDRYHRGEDQGPSFKRLNLDIKHLDLSKVPCIQNSKQKVVAVSKHLCGAATDLTLRCLIETLGNTQKQSDHDNSTKNDAYETRREDKRIKLDPNKRPVKGVILALCCHHCCSWPQYVGRPFLQNLGFTAEDFHLLCCLSSWATCGIRLRERRRGVTERTVDSTENDDREGDDSHDISIGDITPQEINSENDEERKEVYDEDRWSNYTISEREEIGRHCKRLIDAGRLWYLESCEFNARLAFYVDSSVSLENAVLIATPNT is encoded by the exons ATGGCGGACGACGTGCAAAGGGAGCGTATGACTTGTGCCTTCTTTTTGAAACGAAAACACCGTTTTTGCCGAATGACAGTTTCAGGGGGAAGCAAATATTGCGGAGAGCATAGGATTTTTGATGAAGAATCTAAA GGTGCTGGACGAAAAAGGATCACTTGTCCTCTGGATAGGAAACA CACAGTATTTGAAGACCAGCTTGGAAGTCACCTCAAGAAAtgcaatcaaacaaaaaaaactcaagtT gTCTACTACAGTGCTAACATCAACTCTGGTATACCAAACTACAAATTCTCTACAGCAGAAAGG GCTTCATTGAGTTCTGTTTCTCAAGAGAAAGTTGCATGGTTAATCAACAGAGTTAAAGAATGTTATAAAG cTCACGTTCCTAAAATCCCAGAGGAAGTTCTATTTCATAATGTATTTCAAGAAGAAGTTACAGAAATGGTGGATAATCCtgctgttttaaaacatttaaaacaacaG GCTTCTCTTATTGGTCATATGGACAAGCTACATCTTTTAGAACCCAGTACAATATTCTTGGAATTCGGAGCTGGCAGAG GAAAGTTGTCTCATTGGCTTCAGCTTGCTGTGGGTAATGGTGCAAAGGATGTAGACTATCTCCTCATTGACAGAGCAAGTAACAGATATAAG TATGATCGCTATCACAGAGGAGAGGATCAGGGACCGTCTTTTAAGCGATTAAACTTGGACATCAAACACCTTGATTTAA gTAAGGTGCCATGTATTCAAAATAGTAAGCAGAAAGTTGTTGCTGTCAGCAAACACCTTTGTGGGGCTGCTACAG ACTTGACTCTCCGTTGCTTAATAGAAACATTAGGTAATACCCAGAAGCAATCAGATCATGACAACAGTACAAAAAACGACGCATATGAGACACGGAG AGAAGACAAGAGGATAAAACTTGACCCCAACAAACGGCCAGTGAAGGGAGTGATATTGGCCCTGTGTTGTCACCATTGTTGTTCCTGGCCTCAGTATGTTGGCAGACCGTTCCTTCAGAATCTTGGCTTTACTGCAGAAGATTTTCATCTGCTGTGCTGCCTTAGTAGCTGGGCAACATGTGGAATAAGGTTAAGGGAACGTCGAAGGGGAGTTACTGAGCGGACTGTTGACAGCACAG AGAATGACGACCGAGAGGGAGATGACAGCCATGACATCTCAATAGGAGACATTACTCCGCAAGAAATTAATTCAGAGAatgatgaagaaagaaaagaggttTATGACGAAGACAG atGGTCAAATTACACAATATCTGAGAGAGAAGAAATAGGGCGGCATTGTAAACGACTCATAGATGCTGGGCGTCTGTGGTATCTGGAGTCATGTGAATTTAATGCTAGACTGGCGTTTTATGTCGATTCCAGCGTTTCGTTGGAAAACGCTGTTCTTATAGCGACACCAAACACGTAG